A stretch of DNA from Alicyclobacillus acidocaldarius subsp. acidocaldarius Tc-4-1:
GGTTTTGTCGACTTGGGCCGACAGGGAATACCGCCTGCCCGAGATCAGCCAAGACGATACGACTTCGTCCATGGCGCCAAAGATCAACAACCGCGTGAGCTTCACGTCTAAGTCGCGGCGGAAGATCCCTTGTTCGATTCCGCGCACCAGCACGTCTTCAATCAGCTGAATATAAGGCTTGAGCGCTTTGCTGATCTCGCTGTGCAATTCGCGCGAACTTTGGCGGAGCTCGAGCTGCGTGACCTTGGCCAGTTGAACATCCTTCTCGAGTTCGGTGAAGTGAAGCTCGCAGATCTTGCGAATCGCTTCATCCGCGCGATCATCTTCGTGCACATGCTCGTGAAACTTGCGCACGAGGCTGCCGAGCTTCTCCCGAAACAAAGAGATCAAGATGTCCTCCTTGTTTTTAAAGT
This window harbors:
- a CDS encoding TetR/AcrR family transcriptional regulator, whose product is MTSGLAEKRREKYEAILKAALKVFAEHGFFNSQVSKIAREAGVADGTIYLYFKNKEDILISLFREKLGSLVRKFHEHVHEDDRADEAIRKICELHFTELEKDVQLAKVTQLELRQSSRELHSEISKALKPYIQLIEDVLVRGIEQGIFRRDLDVKLTRLLIFGAMDEVVSSWLISGRRYSLSAQVDKTVDFFLRGLRA